One Cetobacterium somerae ATCC BAA-474 genomic region harbors:
- a CDS encoding PTS transporter subunit EIIC, with protein MFKNLQKIGKSFMLPIAILPAAGLLLGIGGALSNANTVNAYPFLNIPILQGILQVMSASGEVIFANLALIMCIGLAIGLAKKDKGTAGLAGAVAFLVMNASIKGLITAFKPEVGSIDTGVVGAIVIGSLVAYLHNKYSNIKLPAVLGFFGGSRFVPIVSSFAAIGIGIIFFLTWPTFQGWLTSAGKSIASLGIFGTFLYGFLLRLSGAVGLHHMIYPLFWYTELGGTAQVAGKTIVGAQNIFFAQLADPNHTGLFTEGTRFFAGRFATMMFGLPAACLAMYHCTPLNKRKLVGGLFLGAAITSFITGITEPIEFMFLFVAPWLYGVHAFFDGLSFLVADLLNISIGNTFSGGLIDFTLFGVLQGNEATNWMYVLIIGAIWFALYYFSFVFLIKRFNIATPGREGDDEEIKIVTKDSLFETSKEVLAALGGKENIDDVDACITRLRVSVKDVSKVDKAKLKSLGATGVLEVQGGIQAIFGAMADPIKQKINEIIENNN; from the coding sequence ATGTTTAAAAATTTACAAAAAATTGGTAAATCATTCATGCTTCCAATAGCTATTTTACCAGCTGCTGGATTGCTTTTAGGAATTGGAGGAGCTCTTTCAAACGCAAACACTGTCAATGCTTATCCTTTCTTAAATATACCAATTCTACAAGGTATTTTACAAGTTATGTCTGCTTCTGGAGAAGTTATTTTTGCTAATCTAGCTCTTATTATGTGTATTGGACTTGCTATTGGATTAGCTAAAAAAGATAAAGGAACAGCTGGTTTAGCTGGTGCTGTAGCTTTTTTAGTTATGAATGCTTCTATTAAAGGATTAATTACAGCATTTAAACCTGAAGTAGGTTCTATCGACACAGGTGTTGTTGGAGCTATTGTTATAGGTTCTTTAGTAGCTTACCTACATAATAAATATAGCAATATTAAACTACCTGCTGTTCTTGGTTTCTTTGGTGGATCAAGATTTGTTCCTATTGTTTCTTCTTTTGCAGCAATTGGAATCGGTATAATATTTTTCTTAACATGGCCAACATTCCAAGGATGGCTAACATCTGCTGGAAAATCGATTGCTAGTTTAGGAATTTTTGGAACTTTCCTTTATGGTTTTCTTTTAAGACTAAGTGGAGCTGTTGGATTACATCACATGATTTATCCTTTATTCTGGTATACTGAGCTTGGTGGAACTGCTCAAGTTGCTGGAAAAACTATTGTTGGAGCTCAGAATATTTTCTTTGCTCAATTAGCTGATCCTAATCATACTGGTCTATTTACTGAGGGAACTAGATTTTTTGCTGGACGTTTTGCTACTATGATGTTTGGTCTTCCAGCTGCTTGTTTAGCTATGTACCATTGCACACCTCTAAATAAAAGAAAACTTGTTGGTGGATTATTTTTAGGTGCTGCAATTACATCTTTTATCACAGGAATTACAGAACCTATCGAATTTATGTTTTTATTTGTTGCTCCTTGGTTGTATGGAGTTCATGCATTCTTTGATGGTTTATCTTTTCTTGTAGCTGATTTATTAAATATATCTATTGGAAATACATTCTCTGGAGGTTTAATAGACTTTACTCTTTTTGGTGTTCTACAAGGAAATGAAGCGACTAATTGGATGTATGTTTTAATAATTGGAGCGATTTGGTTTGCTCTATATTATTTTTCTTTTGTATTCTTAATTAAGCGTTTCAACATTGCAACTCCTGGTAGAGAGGGAGATGATGAAGAGATTAAAATAGTAACTAAAGATTCTCTTTTTGAAACATCTAAAGAAGTTTTAGCTGCTCTTGGTGGAAAAGAAAATATTGATGATGTTGATGCTTGTATAACAAGACTTAGAGTATCTGTTAAAGATGTATCTAAAGTTGACAAAGCTAAATTAAAAAGTCTTGGTGCAACTGGGGTTTTAGAAGTACAAGGTGGAATTCAAGCTATTTTTGGAGCTATGGCTGATCCTATTAAACAAAAAATAAATGAGATTATAGAAAATAACAACTAG
- a CDS encoding MurR/RpiR family transcriptional regulator, which produces MDIVYEIKQRYNSFSQKEKDIANYILKHKDNIENISITNLSKATGASTSTITRFSKKINCDSFVQMKIKLNTTFNNPLPKENDLFSAVHNYYTEVIEKTNQLINKKLILKVVEEIKKAKRIYIYGVGSSGLTAHEFMQRLLRMGFNVSSITDSHMMIINSAIVSADDLVIGISISGETKEIVDSLRVSQKNGAHTIGVTSFPNSSIKKFSNDLILICASDFIHKRDFINTQFSTMYLFDLISTILLSNKDLRKKMQLTIEAILK; this is translated from the coding sequence TTGGATATCGTATATGAAATAAAACAAAGGTATAACAGTTTTTCCCAAAAAGAAAAAGATATCGCTAATTATATACTCAAACATAAAGATAATATTGAAAATATATCAATTACTAACCTTTCAAAAGCAACAGGAGCATCTACTTCTACAATAACTAGATTTTCTAAAAAAATTAATTGTGATAGTTTTGTTCAAATGAAAATTAAGTTAAATACAACTTTTAATAACCCTCTTCCTAAAGAAAATGATCTTTTCTCAGCTGTTCATAATTATTATACAGAGGTAATCGAAAAAACAAACCAATTAATCAATAAAAAACTTATTTTAAAAGTTGTTGAAGAGATAAAAAAAGCTAAAAGAATTTACATATATGGGGTAGGAAGCTCTGGACTTACTGCACATGAATTTATGCAAAGACTTTTAAGAATGGGATTTAACGTTTCTAGTATCACTGATTCTCATATGATGATTATAAATAGTGCTATTGTTTCAGCTGATGATCTTGTTATTGGAATTTCTATTTCTGGCGAAACAAAAGAGATTGTGGATTCTTTAAGAGTTTCTCAAAAAAATGGTGCCCATACAATTGGAGTTACAAGTTTTCCTAATAGTTCCATTAAAAAATTTTCCAACGATTTAATTTTGATTTGTGCTTCAGATTTTATTCATAAAAGAGATTTTATTAACACTCAATTCTCAACTATGTATCTTTTTGACCTAATCTCTACAATTCTTTTATCTAACAAGGATTTAAGAAAAAAAATGCAATTAACAATTGAAGCAATTTTAAAATAA
- a CDS encoding N-acetylmannosamine-6-phosphate 2-epimerase: MKRGLIVSCQALENEPLHSSFIMGRMAVAAQIGGAVGIRANGVEDILEIKKVVDLPIIGIIKKDYENMVSYITPTEKELEALIATNIDVIALDATINADLNLLKSLKVKYPNQKFMADISTTEEGVRAEKLGFDYIGTTLVGYTEQSKDLNNFDVLKELISKCKTPIIAEGNFDTPEKSKLAMELGSYAVVVGGAITRPQLITKKFADEVNKVKF, from the coding sequence ATGAAAAGAGGTCTTATTGTATCATGTCAAGCACTAGAAAACGAACCTTTACACAGTTCATTTATAATGGGCAGAATGGCTGTTGCTGCTCAAATAGGAGGAGCTGTTGGAATTAGAGCCAATGGAGTAGAAGATATTCTTGAAATAAAAAAAGTAGTTGATTTACCAATCATTGGTATCATAAAAAAAGATTATGAGAATATGGTTTCTTATATTACTCCCACTGAAAAAGAGTTAGAAGCACTTATTGCTACTAATATTGATGTCATTGCTCTTGATGCTACTATAAATGCTGATTTAAACCTTTTAAAGTCTTTAAAAGTTAAATATCCTAACCAAAAATTTATGGCTGATATCTCTACTACTGAAGAGGGAGTTCGTGCAGAAAAATTAGGTTTTGATTATATTGGAACAACTTTAGTTGGATACACTGAACAGTCTAAAGACTTAAATAACTTTGATGTTCTTAAAGAGTTAATATCAAAATGTAAAACTCCTATAATTGCTGAGGGAAATTTTGACACTCCAGAGAAATCAAAATTAGCAATGGAATTAGGATCTTATGCTGTTGTTGTTGGTGGTGCTATCACTAGACCTCAACTTATTACTAAAAAATTTGCTGATGAAGTAAATAAAGTTAAGTTTTAA
- a CDS encoding arsenate reductase family protein: MIIQIFGKKNCNETKKVQRFFKERGIKTQFIDLLEKAPSKKEFENFLKYYDLNDFLDIEGKEYKKRNLEYMVYDTMDLLLESPILFKTPIIRSDKGVILGYNPEKLKNI, translated from the coding sequence ATGATAATACAAATTTTTGGAAAAAAGAACTGTAACGAAACTAAAAAAGTTCAAAGATTTTTTAAAGAAAGAGGAATTAAAACTCAATTTATTGATTTACTTGAAAAAGCTCCCTCAAAAAAAGAGTTTGAAAACTTCTTAAAATACTATGATTTAAATGACTTTTTAGATATTGAAGGAAAAGAGTATAAAAAAAGAAACCTAGAATATATGGTTTATGATACAATGGATTTGCTTCTAGAGAGTCCTATTCTTTTTAAAACTCCTATTATTAGATCAGATAAAGGTGTTATTTTAGGATATAATCCCGAAAAATTAAAAAATATATAA
- a CDS encoding ABC transporter substrate-binding protein, producing MKKILTVLILVTLLLSCNSKKEDNLKEVSIILDWYPNAVHSFLYTAVEKGYFKDEGIKLNIIYPSSPSDSLTLPAAKKADIGISYLNSVIMARANENVPIKSFGAILQRSINTVISLKEKNITSPKDFQNKIAGTSGGVLSETYLKSMMISQNLDPNSLKITDVGFELLTSMITNQVDFTIGNMINHEVPVIKEKGIDINYFLIDNFGIPQAYELILVANDELLNQNKDTYTKVLKAMQKGFEDVKNNPSESLNLLLSKQAVDQFPLSETVEKESLEILLPIMETPQNKFLTQTKKVWENNVNWLYENGIIQKKLPAENFIYQF from the coding sequence ATGAAAAAAATACTTACTGTTTTAATACTTGTTACTTTATTACTAAGTTGCAATTCAAAAAAAGAGGATAATTTAAAAGAAGTTTCTATAATTTTAGATTGGTATCCTAATGCTGTACACTCTTTTCTTTACACAGCTGTTGAAAAAGGATACTTTAAAGATGAAGGAATAAAATTAAACATAATTTACCCCTCTTCACCTAGTGATTCTTTAACTTTGCCTGCTGCAAAAAAAGCTGATATAGGAATCTCTTATTTAAATAGTGTCATTATGGCAAGAGCTAATGAAAACGTTCCTATAAAATCTTTTGGTGCAATACTCCAAAGATCCATTAATACAGTTATATCTTTAAAAGAAAAAAATATAACTTCTCCAAAAGATTTTCAAAATAAAATTGCAGGTACTAGTGGTGGAGTTCTTTCTGAAACGTATTTAAAATCAATGATGATTTCTCAAAATTTAGATCCTAACTCTCTTAAAATTACTGATGTCGGATTTGAACTTCTAACATCTATGATTACAAATCAAGTTGATTTTACAATTGGAAATATGATTAATCATGAAGTTCCTGTCATTAAAGAGAAAGGTATAGATATAAACTATTTTTTAATTGATAACTTTGGAATTCCTCAAGCATACGAACTTATTTTAGTTGCTAATGATGAACTTTTAAACCAAAATAAAGATACTTATACAAAAGTTCTAAAAGCTATGCAAAAAGGATTTGAAGATGTTAAGAACAATCCTAGTGAATCTTTAAATCTTCTTCTTTCAAAACAAGCTGTTGATCAATTTCCACTAAGTGAAACTGTAGAAAAGGAAAGTTTAGAAATTTTACTACCAATAATGGAAACACCTCAAAATAAATTTTTAACTCAAACTAAGAAAGTTTGGGAAAATAACGTTAATTGGTTATACGAAAATGGTATCATTCAAAAAAAACTTCCAGCTGAAAATTTTATATATCAATTTTAA
- a CDS encoding MATE family efflux transporter, translating into MKQIRSLWRENRSEILSIFTIALPTIVDMFVQTLLGFFDLIMVGRLGPEAIASVGLGTAPILTVIPIFFAISVGTTAMVSRAFGAKNYNEAKEGMSQSLILGVPAAFIVTFIFIIFGKNILGIISKNQPITDALSYLKVVSLGIPFLCFNIIFSYGFRSINKAKIPMINNTISIFSNILLNYIFIFVLNLGVFGAGVATTISRGIVTLIFSFLIIYKKNYCIALSKKDFKINKEICRRLLKVGLPSAGEQGIFRIGMLIFEAMVINLGTLQYAAHKIALTAESFSFNLGLGFSVAGTALVGQHLGAKQYQEAKKAGYLNMFLAMGVMTAFGFIFMIFPKFVISMFTKEQSIVPMASSALRIVSIAQPILAVSMVLSGALRGAGDTKSVLWITSIGMFLVRIPLTYLFLYVFNFGLNGAWMVMIVDLTYRGLACLYRFRQGKWRYIEV; encoded by the coding sequence TTGAAACAAATTCGCTCTCTTTGGAGAGAAAATAGAAGTGAAATTCTATCTATTTTTACTATTGCTTTACCTACTATTGTAGATATGTTTGTGCAAACACTACTTGGATTTTTTGATTTAATTATGGTTGGACGATTAGGTCCAGAAGCTATTGCTTCTGTCGGTTTAGGAACTGCTCCAATTTTAACTGTTATTCCAATATTTTTCGCAATCAGTGTTGGAACTACAGCTATGGTCAGTCGTGCATTTGGAGCTAAAAATTATAATGAAGCTAAAGAGGGGATGAGTCAAAGTTTAATCTTAGGAGTTCCTGCAGCTTTCATCGTTACTTTTATCTTTATTATTTTCGGTAAAAATATCCTTGGAATTATTAGTAAAAACCAACCTATAACAGACGCTTTAAGTTATTTAAAAGTTGTTTCTTTAGGAATTCCTTTTTTGTGCTTTAACATTATTTTTTCATATGGATTTAGATCTATTAACAAAGCTAAAATTCCAATGATTAATAATACAATTAGTATTTTTTCAAATATATTACTTAATTATATCTTTATCTTTGTTTTAAATCTTGGAGTTTTTGGTGCTGGAGTAGCTACAACAATATCTAGAGGAATAGTTACTTTAATATTTTCATTCTTAATAATATATAAAAAAAATTATTGTATTGCATTAAGTAAAAAAGATTTTAAAATAAATAAAGAGATTTGTAGACGGCTTTTAAAAGTTGGATTACCCTCTGCTGGAGAACAAGGAATATTTAGAATTGGAATGCTTATTTTTGAAGCCATGGTTATAAACTTAGGAACACTTCAATATGCAGCACATAAAATAGCTTTAACTGCAGAGTCTTTCTCTTTCAATTTAGGACTTGGATTCTCTGTTGCTGGTACTGCTCTTGTTGGACAGCACTTAGGAGCAAAACAGTATCAAGAAGCGAAAAAAGCTGGCTATTTAAACATGTTTTTAGCTATGGGAGTTATGACTGCATTTGGATTTATTTTTATGATTTTTCCAAAATTTGTAATTTCAATGTTTACAAAGGAACAATCTATAGTTCCCATGGCTAGTTCTGCTCTTAGAATTGTATCTATCGCTCAGCCTATTTTAGCAGTTTCAATGGTTTTAAGTGGTGCTTTAAGAGGAGCTGGAGATACTAAATCTGTTCTTTGGATTACATCTATTGGTATGTTTTTAGTTAGAATTCCACTTACATATCTATTCTTATATGTATTTAACTTTGGTTTAAATGGTGCTTGGATGGTAATGATTGTAGATTTAACATATCGTGGGTTAGCGTGTTTGTATAGATTTAGACAAGGAAAATGGAGGTATATTGAAGTATAA
- a CDS encoding ABC transporter permease: MKKINFSIISLFSFFILWEVLGRYINKGYILPTPLNILKKIWILKEGLFFIHLPATLNIAVISLILTILLGLFLAISMDFSHIVYSCIHPLIITSQTIPITALAPIFILWFGYSIWSKVVVAVIISFFPVTITIYNGLQNVEKDEINYFKSLKASKTQIFLKLKLPRALPNFFSALKMSIPLVLIGAAIGEWLGATSGLGYFSKRMMSQLDGAGVFAPIVIISLLAITLVQIITIFENIILHWRSK; the protein is encoded by the coding sequence ATGAAAAAAATTAATTTTTCTATAATCTCTCTTTTTTCATTTTTTATACTATGGGAAGTTCTAGGAAGATATATTAATAAAGGTTATATTCTTCCTACTCCTTTAAATATATTAAAAAAAATCTGGATTCTCAAAGAAGGTCTTTTCTTTATACATTTACCAGCTACACTCAATATTGCAGTGATTTCTTTAATATTAACTATTTTATTAGGTCTATTTTTAGCTATCTCTATGGATTTTAGTCATATAGTATACAGTTGTATCCATCCTTTAATTATAACTAGCCAAACTATTCCTATTACTGCTCTAGCTCCTATTTTTATCTTATGGTTTGGTTACTCCATTTGGAGTAAAGTTGTGGTTGCTGTAATTATATCTTTTTTCCCAGTTACAATAACTATATATAACGGTTTACAAAATGTAGAGAAAGATGAGATTAATTATTTTAAAAGTCTTAAAGCAAGTAAAACACAAATTTTTTTAAAGTTAAAATTACCTAGAGCCCTTCCCAATTTTTTTTCAGCTCTTAAAATGAGTATTCCTCTTGTTTTAATTGGAGCAGCTATTGGAGAATGGTTAGGCGCTACATCTGGTCTTGGATATTTTAGTAAAAGAATGATGTCTCAATTAGATGGTGCTGGCGTTTTTGCACCTATAGTTATTATATCTTTACTTGCTATAACTTTAGTACAAATTATAACTATATTCGAAAATATAATATTACATTGGAGGAGTAAATGA
- a CDS encoding WYL domain-containing protein translates to MEKKIRVTLPRKIVEILENDIEEFFIKKNTLLNYIYAEKIKENQEKKFIYPYKGETSVIQFNLNKKNLEGYYNFLEENNIQNESEFFREILIEYASLGKKKRECFLFKEIVERINYSIKEKRTIKIVFRDEKNIEVEPYLIESSKLEVMNYLFCYNLREGKWKNYKIKYIKSIYIKNTSFKLRDKEFIDKMKDNFDPFISFGQYIKIKLTTGGKKIFNEIETNRPQVIKIDKDEYILECSHEKAKRYFSFFLDEVEILEPQDLREWFKEKYRKALIKYE, encoded by the coding sequence ATGGAAAAAAAAATAAGAGTGACTTTACCTAGAAAAATAGTTGAGATTTTAGAAAATGATATTGAGGAATTTTTTATAAAAAAAAATACGTTATTAAATTATATATATGCAGAAAAAATAAAGGAAAACCAAGAGAAAAAATTTATTTATCCTTATAAAGGAGAAACTTCAGTTATTCAATTTAATTTAAATAAAAAAAACTTAGAAGGATATTATAATTTTTTAGAGGAAAATAATATTCAAAATGAATCAGAGTTCTTTAGAGAAATTTTAATTGAATATGCTAGTTTAGGAAAGAAAAAGAGAGAATGTTTTTTATTTAAAGAGATAGTTGAAAGAATAAATTATTCAATAAAAGAGAAAAGAACAATCAAGATAGTTTTTCGAGATGAAAAAAATATTGAAGTTGAACCATATTTGATTGAAAGTTCTAAGCTAGAGGTTATGAATTATCTATTTTGTTATAATTTGAGAGAAGGAAAGTGGAAAAACTATAAGATTAAATATATAAAATCAATTTATATAAAAAATACATCTTTTAAGCTAAGAGATAAAGAGTTTATAGATAAAATGAAAGATAATTTTGATCCTTTTATATCTTTTGGACAATATATTAAGATTAAATTAACAACAGGTGGAAAAAAGATATTTAATGAAATAGAAACAAATAGACCACAAGTTATAAAAATTGATAAAGATGAGTATATATTAGAATGTTCACATGAAAAAGCAAAAAGATATTTTAGTTTTTTTTTAGATGAGGTTGAAATATTAGAACCACAAGATTTAAGAGAGTGGTTTAAAGAGAAGTATAGAAAAGCCTTAATTAAATATGAGTAA